In the Acidovorax sp. A79 genome, one interval contains:
- a CDS encoding helix-turn-helix transcriptional regulator, whose protein sequence is MPIDTASDLDRLRRASDAACRLMKVLSNPDRLLLLCQLTQGEKRVGELEALVGVSQPTLSQQLGVLREERLVNTRREGKHIYYEIASPQALAVLDVLFEQFCAAPPGAPSIPPG, encoded by the coding sequence ATGCCCATCGACACCGCGAGCGACCTCGACCGACTTCGCCGCGCCTCCGACGCTGCCTGCCGCCTGATGAAAGTGCTGTCCAACCCCGACCGCCTTCTCCTCTTGTGCCAGCTCACGCAAGGCGAGAAAAGGGTGGGGGAGCTGGAAGCACTGGTGGGCGTTTCCCAGCCGACCCTGTCCCAGCAACTGGGCGTACTGCGCGAAGAACGCCTGGTGAACACGCGCCGGGAAGGGAAACACATCTACTATGAGATCGCCAGTCCGCAGGCCCTGGCGGTCTTGGACGTGCTGTTCGAGCAATTCTGCGCCGCCCCGCCAGGGGCTCCCTCCATCCCGCCGGGTTGA
- a CDS encoding molybdopterin-dependent oxidoreductase, with amino-acid sequence MLSRFSAARCVACWVKVAVLVGLALAGPATHALDKPAGPVVLTIEGAISQANNGSQAQFDMAMLEKLPQHSFSTQTPWYPSAVSFTGPLLRDVLAAVGAKGTSITAVALNDYKTEIPVDDATRHDVIIARLMNNRPMRVREKGPLFIVYPFDTKAELRSELYYNRAAWQLNVLRIR; translated from the coding sequence ATGCTCTCCAGGTTTTCGGCGGCACGTTGCGTTGCCTGCTGGGTGAAAGTGGCGGTTCTGGTCGGACTCGCGCTGGCAGGGCCCGCAACCCATGCGCTGGACAAGCCCGCGGGTCCCGTGGTCCTCACCATCGAGGGGGCGATCAGCCAGGCGAACAACGGTTCGCAGGCCCAGTTCGACATGGCGATGCTGGAAAAGCTGCCCCAGCACAGCTTCTCCACCCAGACGCCGTGGTATCCCAGCGCGGTCTCCTTCACCGGCCCGCTCCTGCGGGATGTCCTGGCGGCGGTCGGGGCGAAGGGGACGAGCATCACGGCCGTGGCGCTGAACGACTACAAGACGGAGATTCCCGTGGATGACGCCACGCGCCACGACGTGATCATCGCCCGCCTCATGAACAACCGCCCCATGCGCGTGCGCGAGAAAGGCCCGCTTTTCATCGTCTACCCGTTCGATACCAAGGCGGAATTGCGCAGCGAGCTGTACTACAACCGCGCGGCCTGGCAGCTGAACGTGCTGCGCATCCGCTAG
- a CDS encoding response regulator codes for MLRSKHLLRLIIAGLVVAYVAIAGVQYHQYRSVEAVMRRGDVNALWSFLQLSVEYEKLDHALHHFEIDPASMPPDRLELRYDLFLSRFSALESGTARTLMQGEPIYGNALDALQNFVAAGDSHFGQSVDAASRHANMKLLRVELNRLRDIIQELSLQASRISALLGDRRNAEVKRQTLLTTGLTAFQAILTFLLAFAMARQFLKREKARSLALAAQAELVDALRRNEEALEARVAQRTEQLQQVNAALREHEDELVVAQAKAEDASRMKSDFLANMSHEIRTPMNAVIGMSHLALGTELTARQRDYIEKIQRSGQHLLGLINDILDFSKIEAGKLEVEVVDFDLHGVLDNVANLLSDKCAAKGLELMFDVDSHLPADLRGDPLRLGQILVNYANNAVKFTDEGEIIVRVREAARDAQGVLLRFEVQDTGIGLTEEQQSRLFRSFEQADTSTTRKYGGTGLGLAISKKLAGLMGGDVGVQSLPDRGSTFWFTARLGLGDSTQRPLLPEPDLRGRRVLVVDDSEQARQILAELLSSMSFSVTLASSGAQAVELARAAGEAGRPCEIAFLDWKMPGMDGFETARQLARLPHPPRPVIVTAHGRDDVLDELTRTGVGLMLTKPVNPSQLFDAAMRALGGTQRVDEARRLPPPARGAGLDSIRGARVLLVDDNDLNQQVGRELLASAGLVVDAAANGQEALDMLARGAYDIVLMDMQMPVMDGLTATRRLRENPAWARLPVLAMTANAMSGDREQCLDAGMNGHIAKPIDPEALFAALRQWIALPHTGGTGDAALAARPTADAPAAAMAPAADPLAHIEGLHTAAGLRRVLGKRAAYESLLRKFVVGQARAVQETRAHLAEGQPQAARRAMHTLKGSAGTIGAVGLAELAHAAEQAIAQNAQAGPLEALLQPVEAACQALVTALQKALPHESDAATSAAAAPPESPHAPMDAAHARDLLARLDALLADSDSEAVELFRDSGPRLQARLGPAAYADMKRLLENYLFADALAVLRQAWIPDARHTEDPVHE; via the coding sequence ATGCTGCGCAGCAAACACCTTCTGCGGCTGATCATTGCGGGCCTGGTGGTGGCGTATGTGGCGATCGCCGGCGTGCAGTACCACCAGTACCGCAGCGTGGAAGCGGTCATGCGCCGGGGTGACGTCAACGCGCTGTGGTCGTTCCTGCAGCTCAGTGTCGAATACGAGAAGCTCGACCACGCGCTGCACCATTTCGAGATCGATCCCGCCAGCATGCCCCCCGACCGCCTGGAGCTGCGCTACGACCTGTTCCTGAGCCGTTTCAGCGCACTGGAGAGCGGTACCGCCCGCACCCTGATGCAGGGAGAGCCCATCTACGGCAACGCCCTCGACGCATTGCAGAACTTTGTCGCCGCGGGAGACAGCCATTTTGGACAGAGCGTCGACGCGGCCTCCCGCCACGCGAACATGAAGCTCTTGCGGGTGGAGCTGAACAGGCTTCGCGACATCATCCAGGAACTGTCGCTGCAGGCATCGCGCATCTCGGCCCTGCTGGGCGACCGGCGCAATGCGGAAGTGAAGCGCCAGACACTGCTGACCACCGGGTTGACGGCATTCCAGGCCATCCTGACCTTCCTGCTCGCGTTCGCGATGGCCCGGCAGTTTCTCAAGCGCGAAAAGGCCAGATCCCTCGCCCTGGCAGCACAGGCCGAACTGGTGGACGCCCTCAGGCGCAACGAGGAGGCGCTGGAAGCCCGCGTGGCCCAGCGCACGGAGCAGCTGCAGCAGGTCAACGCGGCATTGCGGGAACACGAAGATGAACTGGTGGTGGCCCAGGCCAAGGCCGAGGATGCATCGCGCATGAAATCCGACTTCCTGGCCAACATGAGCCATGAGATCCGCACGCCCATGAACGCCGTGATCGGCATGAGCCATCTGGCCCTGGGAACGGAGCTGACCGCACGCCAGCGCGACTACATCGAGAAGATCCAGCGGTCGGGCCAGCACCTGCTGGGCCTGATCAACGACATCCTGGATTTCAGCAAGATCGAGGCGGGCAAGCTCGAGGTCGAGGTGGTGGATTTCGACCTGCATGGCGTGCTCGACAACGTGGCCAACCTGCTGAGCGACAAATGCGCCGCCAAGGGCCTGGAGCTGATGTTCGATGTGGACTCGCACCTGCCCGCCGACCTGCGGGGAGATCCGCTGCGGCTGGGGCAGATCCTCGTCAACTACGCCAACAATGCGGTCAAGTTCACGGACGAGGGCGAGATCATCGTGCGGGTCCGCGAGGCGGCGCGGGATGCCCAGGGCGTGCTGCTGCGCTTCGAGGTGCAGGACACCGGCATTGGCCTCACCGAGGAACAGCAATCAAGGCTGTTTCGCTCTTTCGAGCAGGCCGACACTTCCACCACGCGAAAGTACGGCGGTACCGGGCTGGGGCTGGCCATCTCCAAGAAGCTGGCCGGCCTGATGGGCGGGGACGTGGGCGTGCAAAGCCTGCCCGACCGGGGGAGCACGTTCTGGTTCACTGCGCGGCTCGGCCTGGGAGACTCCACCCAGCGCCCGCTGCTGCCGGAGCCCGACCTGCGTGGGCGCCGGGTGCTGGTGGTGGACGACAGCGAACAGGCGCGGCAGATCCTCGCGGAGCTGCTGTCCAGCATGAGTTTTTCGGTGACGCTCGCCAGCTCAGGGGCCCAGGCCGTGGAACTGGCACGCGCCGCCGGCGAGGCTGGGCGGCCCTGTGAAATCGCCTTTCTCGACTGGAAAATGCCCGGCATGGACGGGTTCGAAACCGCCCGCCAGCTCGCACGGCTGCCCCACCCTCCCCGCCCCGTCATCGTCACCGCGCATGGCCGCGACGATGTGCTGGACGAACTCACCCGCACGGGCGTCGGGCTGATGCTGACCAAGCCGGTGAACCCATCACAGCTGTTCGATGCCGCCATGCGGGCATTGGGCGGAACACAACGGGTGGACGAAGCGCGGCGCCTGCCGCCCCCGGCGCGGGGCGCAGGCCTGGACTCGATCCGGGGTGCGCGCGTGCTGCTGGTGGATGACAACGACCTGAACCAGCAGGTGGGCCGCGAACTGCTGGCCAGTGCCGGGCTGGTGGTGGATGCGGCCGCCAACGGCCAGGAAGCGCTCGACATGCTGGCCCGCGGCGCCTACGACATCGTGCTCATGGACATGCAGATGCCGGTGATGGACGGCCTCACGGCCACCCGCCGGCTGCGTGAGAACCCAGCCTGGGCGCGCCTGCCCGTGCTGGCGATGACGGCCAACGCAATGAGTGGCGACCGCGAACAGTGCCTGGACGCCGGCATGAACGGCCACATCGCCAAGCCCATCGACCCGGAGGCCCTGTTTGCCGCGCTGCGGCAGTGGATTGCACTGCCCCACACGGGGGGCACCGGCGATGCAGCGCTGGCAGCGCGGCCCACGGCGGATGCGCCCGCCGCGGCAATGGCGCCGGCAGCCGACCCCCTGGCACACATCGAAGGCCTCCATACGGCCGCCGGGCTGCGGCGGGTGCTGGGCAAACGCGCCGCCTACGAAAGCCTGCTGCGCAAGTTCGTGGTCGGCCAGGCCCGCGCCGTGCAGGAGACGCGCGCCCATCTGGCGGAAGGCCAGCCGCAGGCGGCTCGGCGCGCCATGCACACGCTGAAAGGCTCGGCAGGCACCATTGGCGCGGTGGGCCTGGCCGAACTGGCGCATGCCGCGGAACAGGCCATCGCGCAGAACGCGCAGGCCGGCCCCCTGGAGGCCTTGCTGCAGCCGGTGGAAGCTGCCTGCCAGGCGCTGGTGACGGCCCTGCAGAAAGCCCTGCCCCACGAGTCCGACGCCGCCACCAGCGCGGCCGCCGCGCCCCCTGAGTCACCACACGCGCCCATGGATGCGGCGCACGCCCGCGACCTCCTGGCACGCCTGGACGCCTTGCTGGCGGACAGCGACTCGGAAGCCGTGGAGCTGTTCAGGGACTCCGGCCCCCGCCTGCAGGCCCGGCTGGGGCCCGCCGCCTATGCCGACATGAAACGGCTGCTGGAGAACTATCTCTTCGCCGACGCACTCGCGGTGCTGCGCCAGGCGTGGATTCCCGACGCACGACACACGGAGGACCCAGTTCATGAATAG
- a CDS encoding HD domain-containing phosphohydrolase, which translates to MNSPLESSGGKCTVLVVDDTPGNLSLMSDLLRPDYKVKLAPSGERALQIVAAEKPDLILLDIMMPDMDGYEVLRRLQFNADTEAIPVIFLTAMSATDDETVGLELGAVDYITKPVNPAITMARVRNHLQLKRARDLLAHHNHFLEQEVANRTRALAELQDATIRAMASLAETRDNETGNHIRRTQHYVEALARKLQNHPRFRDELTEDAIEVIFKSAPLHDIGKVGIPDRILLKPGKLTPEEFEIMKTHTTLGRDAIVAAESETTQDNPFFRYAKEIAYSHQEKWDGSGYPEGLVGNTIPLSARLMAVADVYDALISERVYKPAYSHEHAVEIIRDGRGSHFDPDMVDAFLSLSEEFRRIAQRFADGEHALQAQIDRMASDLTEEDRLVPGGQGA; encoded by the coding sequence ATGAATAGTCCATTGGAATCAAGCGGCGGCAAATGCACGGTGCTGGTGGTGGATGACACGCCCGGCAATCTCTCCTTGATGAGCGACCTTCTGCGGCCGGACTACAAGGTCAAGCTGGCCCCCAGCGGCGAGCGCGCGCTGCAGATCGTGGCGGCCGAAAAACCCGACCTGATCCTGCTGGACATCATGATGCCGGACATGGACGGCTACGAGGTGCTGCGGCGCCTGCAGTTCAACGCCGACACCGAGGCCATTCCGGTGATTTTCCTCACGGCCATGAGCGCCACCGACGACGAGACGGTGGGACTGGAGCTGGGCGCCGTGGACTACATCACCAAGCCCGTCAACCCCGCCATCACCATGGCCCGGGTGCGCAACCATCTGCAGCTCAAGCGCGCGCGGGACCTGCTGGCCCACCACAACCACTTTCTGGAGCAGGAGGTGGCCAACCGCACGCGTGCCCTGGCCGAACTGCAGGACGCCACCATCCGCGCCATGGCATCGCTGGCGGAAACGCGCGACAACGAGACAGGCAACCACATCCGGCGCACGCAACACTATGTGGAAGCGCTGGCCCGCAAGCTGCAAAACCACCCGCGCTTTCGCGATGAGCTCACGGAGGATGCCATCGAGGTGATCTTCAAGTCCGCCCCCCTGCACGACATCGGCAAGGTGGGCATACCCGACCGCATCCTGCTCAAGCCGGGCAAGCTCACGCCCGAAGAATTCGAGATCATGAAGACCCACACCACGCTGGGGCGCGACGCCATCGTGGCGGCCGAAAGCGAAACCACGCAGGACAACCCCTTCTTCCGCTACGCCAAGGAGATCGCCTACAGCCACCAGGAAAAGTGGGACGGCTCAGGCTATCCCGAGGGGCTGGTGGGCAACACCATTCCCCTGTCAGCACGGCTGATGGCGGTGGCCGACGTGTATGACGCGCTCATCTCCGAGCGGGTCTACAAGCCCGCCTACTCCCACGAGCACGCGGTCGAGATCATCCGCGACGGCCGGGGCAGCCACTTCGATCCCGACATGGTGGACGCCTTCCTGTCGCTCTCCGAGGAGTTCCGGCGCATTGCCCAGCGTTTCGCCGACGGAGAGCACGCGCTGCAGGCCCAGATCGACCGCATGGCCAGCGACCTGACCGAGGAAGACCGCCTGGTGCCAGGCGGCCAGGGCGCCTAG
- the bioB gene encoding biotin synthase BioB, with protein MTSMTSATAATQTVQLHRRPASPAPRGPWSVDAIQALLDRPLMDLLFEAQTVHRQHWPEGDIELATLLSVKTGGCPENCGYCPQAAEFDTGVKADKLMEVDEVVRAAQAAKDAGATRFCMGAAWRAPKDRDIEKVSALIGAVKGLGLQTCATLGMLESHQAQALKDAGLDYYNHNLDTAPEYYTDVVSTRAYQDRLDTLQHVRSAGISVCCGGIVGMGEAPVHRAGLIAQLANLSPYPESVPINSLVRVPGTPLADSEPIDPLDFVRMIAVARITMPKARVRLSAGRQQMGEAVQALCFLAGANSIFYGDKLLVTGNPDVDADVRLLAKLGLDGHRTAAMAAQEDGGSVQSPCHHPHEEGICG; from the coding sequence ATGACTTCCATGACCTCCGCCACCGCGGCCACCCAGACCGTTCAGCTGCATCGCCGGCCCGCGTCGCCAGCGCCGCGAGGCCCCTGGAGCGTGGACGCCATCCAGGCGCTGCTCGACAGGCCGCTGATGGACCTTCTTTTCGAAGCGCAGACGGTGCATCGCCAGCACTGGCCCGAGGGAGACATCGAACTGGCCACGCTGCTGTCGGTGAAGACCGGAGGCTGCCCCGAGAACTGTGGCTACTGCCCGCAGGCCGCCGAGTTCGACACCGGTGTGAAGGCCGACAAGCTGATGGAGGTGGACGAGGTGGTGCGGGCTGCCCAGGCCGCGAAGGACGCCGGCGCCACGCGGTTCTGCATGGGTGCGGCATGGCGCGCCCCGAAGGACCGGGACATCGAGAAGGTCAGCGCCCTGATCGGCGCCGTGAAGGGCCTGGGCCTGCAGACCTGCGCCACGCTGGGCATGCTCGAATCGCACCAGGCGCAGGCGCTCAAGGATGCGGGCCTGGACTACTACAACCACAACCTCGACACCGCGCCCGAGTACTACACCGACGTGGTCAGCACCCGCGCCTACCAGGATCGGCTCGACACCCTGCAGCACGTGCGCAGCGCGGGCATCAGCGTGTGCTGCGGCGGCATCGTGGGCATGGGCGAGGCGCCCGTGCACCGCGCGGGGCTCATCGCGCAGCTGGCCAACCTCAGCCCGTACCCCGAGTCCGTGCCCATCAACAGCCTGGTTCGCGTGCCGGGCACGCCGCTGGCCGACAGCGAGCCCATCGACCCGCTGGACTTCGTGCGCATGATCGCCGTCGCCCGCATCACCATGCCCAAGGCCCGCGTGCGCCTGTCCGCGGGGCGCCAGCAGATGGGCGAAGCCGTGCAGGCACTGTGTTTCCTGGCCGGGGCCAATTCGATCTTCTATGGCGACAAGCTGCTGGTGACGGGCAACCCGGATGTGGATGCCGACGTGCGGCTGCTCGCCAAGCTGGGACTGGACGGCCACCGGACGGCGGCGATGGCAGCGCAGGAGGACGGTGGCAGCGTGCAATCTCCTTGCCACCACCCGCATGAAGAGGGCATCTGCGGCTAG
- a CDS encoding VOC family protein — protein MTAKERPFKVLGIQQVAIGGTDKARMKTLWVDMLGLTQTGTFQSERENVDEDILAMGRGAWKVEVDIMQPLDIDKKPAVHTTPLNHIGLWIDDLPMAVEWLTAKGVRFAPGGIRKGAAGYDITFLHPKSNDEFPIAGEGVLIELVQAPAEVIAALG, from the coding sequence ATGACGGCAAAAGAGCGGCCCTTCAAAGTCCTGGGCATTCAGCAGGTCGCCATCGGCGGCACGGACAAGGCACGCATGAAGACCCTGTGGGTGGACATGCTGGGCCTCACGCAGACGGGCACGTTCCAGAGCGAGCGCGAGAACGTGGATGAAGACATCCTCGCGATGGGGCGGGGCGCCTGGAAGGTGGAGGTGGACATCATGCAGCCGCTGGACATCGACAAGAAGCCCGCCGTGCACACCACGCCGCTCAACCACATCGGCCTGTGGATCGACGACCTGCCCATGGCGGTGGAATGGCTCACTGCCAAAGGCGTGCGCTTTGCGCCCGGCGGCATCCGCAAGGGCGCTGCGGGCTATGACATCACCTTCCTGCACCCCAAGAGCAACGACGAGTTTCCGATCGCTGGCGAAGGCGTTCTGATCGAGCTGGTGCAGGCGCCGGCCGAGGTGATCGCGGCGCTGGGCTGA
- a CDS encoding YdcF family protein, with translation MSSSDAAERPGPRNTLAWPHTAMTVVLRVLLGLAGAVLLVDGAVLMVLGHLDLGTMLPAALGAVFLALAAWWTPLAGWRHRGRRRQQLWRAGWWGLAAWMASLGVFWAFLENAGIPPAQVPPVQAIVVLGGGIQNGQPRPALAARLDTAAALARLQPTALIAVCGGEVWGETHTEAEVMARYLQQRHGVAAGRLVLEAESTSTALNLALGRPLLLARGVPATAPLALVTSDFHLPRALRIARGHGFTAMVPVAAPTPLATRYNARLREYFATLSSWVLREA, from the coding sequence TTGAGTTCCAGTGATGCCGCCGAGCGCCCCGGTCCGCGCAACACGCTGGCCTGGCCACACACCGCGATGACCGTGGTCTTGCGTGTGCTGCTTGGGCTGGCCGGCGCCGTGCTGCTGGTGGATGGCGCCGTGCTCATGGTCCTGGGGCACCTCGATCTGGGCACCATGCTGCCCGCTGCGTTGGGGGCGGTCTTCCTGGCCCTGGCCGCGTGGTGGACTCCGCTGGCGGGCTGGCGGCACCGTGGGCGGCGGCGCCAGCAGCTGTGGCGCGCGGGCTGGTGGGGCCTGGCGGCCTGGATGGCCAGCCTGGGGGTTTTCTGGGCCTTTCTGGAGAATGCCGGCATCCCGCCTGCGCAGGTGCCGCCCGTGCAGGCCATCGTGGTGCTGGGGGGCGGCATCCAGAACGGGCAACCCCGGCCGGCGCTGGCAGCACGGCTGGACACGGCGGCCGCGCTGGCCCGCCTGCAGCCCACCGCCCTGATCGCCGTGTGCGGCGGCGAGGTATGGGGTGAAACGCACACCGAAGCCGAGGTGATGGCCCGCTATCTGCAGCAGCGCCATGGCGTCGCCGCAGGGCGCCTGGTGCTGGAGGCGGAAAGCACCAGCACCGCGCTGAACCTGGCGCTGGGGCGCCCCCTGCTGCTGGCGCGTGGGGTGCCGGCCACGGCCCCGCTGGCCCTGGTGACCAGCGACTTCCACCTGCCGCGCGCCCTGCGCATCGCGCGAGGCCACGGCTTCACGGCCATGGTGCCGGTGGCGGCGCCCACCCCCCTGGCCACGCGCTACAACGCGCGGCTGCGCGAATACTTCGCCACGCTGAGCAGCTGGGTGCTGCGCGAGGCATGA
- a CDS encoding acetyl-CoA carboxylase biotin carboxylase subunit, whose translation MFTKILIANRGEIACRVIATAKKMGIATVAVYSDADKEARHVKLADEAVHIGAAPSRESYLLADKIIAACKQTGAQAVHPGYGFLSENEAFAKRCEDEGIAFIGPKAFSIAAMGDKIASKKLANEAKVNTIPGYNDAIAGPEQAVEIAKGIGYPVMIKASAGGGGKGLRVAFNDKEAFEGFASCQNEARNSFGDDRIFIEKFVQEPRHIEIQVLGDSHGNVIYLNERECSIQRRHQKVIEEAPSPFISDATRKAMGEQAVQLAKAVKYQSAGTVEFVVGKDQDFYFLEMNTRLQVEHPVTECITGLDLVELMIRVAAGEKLPLAQADVKRDGWAIECRINAEDPFRNFLPSTGRLVRFQPPEQSMFQGDTDKKLGVRVDTGVYEGGEIPMYYDSMIAKLIVHGTDRDHAIAKMRAALNGFVIRGISSNIPFQAALLAHPKFVTGEFNTGFIAEHYGKGFHSEDVPHEDPLFLVALAAFMNRRYRARASGISGQLAGHEVKVGEQFVVVTLGAEGQNEHHAVSVTDFQDKSGSSVVAVDGKSYQISSAATLGQIRVQGQCNGAGFTAQVERGVGKNPLALRIAHNGTQIDALVLSPLGARLHKLMPFKAPPDLSRFLLSPMPGLLVDVAVQPGQKVQAGEKLAVIEAMKMENILFAAQDGVVSKVVAGKGESLAVDDVIIEFQ comes from the coding sequence ATGTTTACGAAAATCCTGATCGCCAACCGTGGCGAAATCGCCTGCCGAGTGATTGCCACGGCCAAGAAAATGGGCATCGCCACCGTCGCCGTCTACTCCGACGCCGACAAGGAAGCCCGCCACGTCAAGCTGGCCGACGAGGCCGTGCACATCGGCGCAGCGCCCTCGCGCGAGTCGTACCTGCTGGCCGACAAGATCATTGCGGCCTGCAAACAAACGGGCGCGCAGGCCGTGCACCCCGGCTATGGCTTCCTGTCTGAGAACGAAGCCTTTGCCAAGCGCTGCGAGGACGAGGGCATTGCCTTCATCGGCCCCAAGGCGTTTTCGATTGCCGCCATGGGCGACAAGATCGCGTCCAAGAAGCTGGCCAACGAGGCCAAGGTCAACACGATTCCTGGCTACAACGACGCCATCGCGGGCCCCGAGCAAGCGGTGGAGATTGCCAAGGGCATTGGCTACCCCGTGATGATCAAGGCCTCGGCCGGCGGCGGCGGCAAGGGCCTGCGCGTGGCGTTCAACGACAAGGAAGCGTTTGAAGGCTTTGCCAGCTGCCAGAACGAAGCCCGCAACAGCTTCGGCGACGACCGCATCTTCATCGAGAAGTTTGTGCAGGAGCCGCGCCACATCGAGATCCAGGTGCTGGGCGACAGCCACGGCAACGTGATCTACCTGAACGAGCGTGAGTGCTCCATCCAGCGCCGCCACCAGAAGGTGATTGAAGAGGCGCCATCGCCCTTCATCAGCGACGCCACCCGCAAGGCCATGGGCGAGCAGGCCGTGCAGTTGGCCAAGGCGGTCAAGTACCAGAGCGCGGGCACGGTGGAGTTCGTGGTCGGCAAGGACCAGGACTTCTACTTCCTCGAAATGAACACCCGCCTGCAGGTGGAGCACCCGGTGACGGAATGCATCACCGGCCTGGACCTGGTGGAGCTGATGATCCGCGTGGCCGCAGGCGAGAAGCTGCCGCTCGCGCAAGCCGACGTGAAGCGCGACGGCTGGGCCATCGAGTGCCGCATCAACGCCGAGGACCCGTTCCGCAACTTCCTGCCATCAACCGGCCGCTTGGTGCGTTTTCAGCCGCCGGAGCAGAGCATGTTCCAGGGCGACACCGACAAGAAGCTGGGCGTGCGCGTGGACACGGGGGTGTATGAGGGCGGCGAGATCCCGATGTACTACGACTCGATGATCGCCAAGCTCATCGTGCACGGCACCGACCGCGACCATGCGATCGCCAAGATGCGCGCAGCGCTCAACGGCTTCGTGATCCGGGGCATCAGCAGCAACATTCCGTTCCAGGCGGCCCTGCTGGCCCACCCGAAATTCGTGACCGGCGAGTTCAACACCGGCTTCATCGCCGAACATTACGGCAAGGGCTTCCACTCCGAGGACGTGCCACACGAGGACCCGCTGTTCCTGGTGGCGCTGGCCGCTTTCATGAACCGCCGCTACCGTGCGCGCGCCTCGGGCATCAGCGGCCAGCTGGCAGGGCACGAGGTGAAGGTGGGCGAGCAGTTCGTGGTGGTCACGCTGGGGGCCGAGGGGCAGAACGAGCACCATGCGGTCTCGGTCACCGACTTCCAGGACAAGTCGGGCTCCAGCGTGGTGGCCGTGGACGGCAAGAGCTACCAGATCAGCAGCGCCGCCACGCTGGGCCAGATCCGGGTGCAAGGCCAGTGCAATGGCGCCGGGTTTACCGCGCAGGTGGAGCGCGGCGTGGGCAAGAACCCGCTGGCCCTGCGCATCGCGCACAACGGCACGCAGATCGATGCGCTCGTGCTGTCACCCCTCGGTGCACGCTTGCACAAGCTGATGCCCTTCAAGGCGCCGCCGGACCTGTCCAGGTTCCTGCTTTCGCCCATGCCCGGCCTGCTGGTGGATGTGGCGGTGCAGCCCGGCCAGAAGGTGCAGGCCGGTGAAAAACTGGCCGTGATCGAGGCCATGAAGATGGAGAACATCCTCTTTGCCGCGCAGGATGGCGTGGTGAGCAAGGTGGTGGCGGGCAAGGGCGAGTCGCTGGCGGTGGACGACGTGATCATTGAGTTCCAGTGA